Within the Enterobacter roggenkampii genome, the region CCGACCAGCAGCCGATCCCTGCTGCGCGGTTTTAACGCCGATATTAAAAAGTTCGAAGAATATATGACTGAGGAATCCGGGAAGAAAATGAACGCGTTAAAACGACTGTTCGATATCTCGCCGGAGAAAATTGACTGTCTGGTTCGCTTTGGCAACGTCCGCGATGAAATTATCAGGCTGAGCAAAGAGGGGGAATATGACGCGATCGTCATCGGGTCGAAAAACCCGGGCATCACCACCCATCTGCTGGGATCAAATGCGGAATCTATCCTGCGCTACGCCACCATTCCGGTGTTAGTCGTTCGCTAAACCCATCGCCGCACCCGAAAGGGCGCGGCGAAATATTATTCTTCGCTAAACCACTCGCTATTTTCCTGACGAATCAGCTGCACGGATTCGCTAATTTCCTGCAGATGCAGCGTCATCGCTTTTTCCACGCCGTCCGGGTCGCGTTTTTCCAGCGCGCTGAAAATATCATGATGCTGTCGGAGCAGCATTTCCGGCGGAGAGACGTGATCGAGACTCATATAACGCACGCGGTCGATGGTGGCCTTGATGTTTTCGATGGTGTCCCAGGCCAGCTGGCAATCTGCAATCTGCGCCAGTTTCTGGTGGAATTCATCATCAAGCTGGAAGAAATCATTCAACTGCTTACGGTCAATCGCAATCCGCTGCTGATGCAGGTTTTGCTCCAGCAGGTAACATTGCTTGTCGTTGATAAGCGTTGCGGCACGGCGCGCCACCGCGCATTCAATGGCCTGGCGAACAAAAC harbors:
- a CDS encoding universal stress protein, which codes for MYKKILMPVDVFEMDLSDKAVRHAANLAKAEGASITLVNILPTSSRSLLRGFNADIKKFEEYMTEESGKKMNALKRLFDISPEKIDCLVRFGNVRDEIIRLSKEGEYDAIVIGSKNPGITTHLLGSNAESILRYATIPVLVVR
- a CDS encoding GntR family transcriptional regulator, which translates into the protein MAAESQLNPTQPVNQQIYRILRRDIVHCLIPPGTPLSEKEVSVRFDVSRQPVREAFIKLAENGLIQIRPQRGSYVNKISLSQVRNGCFVRQAIECAVARRAATLINDKQCYLLEQNLHQQRIAIDRKQLNDFFQLDDEFHQKLAQIADCQLAWDTIENIKATIDRVRYMSLDHVSPPEMLLRQHHDIFSALEKRDPDGVEKAMTLHLQEISESVQLIRQENSEWFSEE